The stretch of DNA AAGTgttttgtattataaaaaaaaaaaaaatgtcttaaagaATGTGATTATTGTTGTGTATATTTTTACCGTCTTGTTATCCAGCGCGGAAAGGAAATATGTAGATATCTTGGACATTTATTCAAGATTTTCCCTTCATGTGATTCAgtgcatacataattatatattccgCTATTTAGCATGTGAGagttttatacaaacacacacacacatatatatatatatatatatatatatatatatatatatatatatatatatatatatatatatatatattgcgtgtttgtgttcaaataaatatatttatatatgtatatatatatatatatatatatatatatatatatatatatatatatatatatatatatatatgttgtgtgtgtttgtgttcaaatatatatatatatatatatatatatatatatatatatatatatatatatatatatatatatatatatatatacatatacatatatatatatatatatatatatatatatatatatatatatatatatatatatatatatatatatatatatatatatatatattgtgtgtgtttgtgttcaaatatatatatatatatatatatatatatatatatatatatatatatatatatatatatatatgtgtgtgtgtgtgtgtgtgtgtgtgtgtgtgtgtgtgtgtgtgtgtgtgtgtgacctttgTAACGGGGTTTCTAAACATAGAGCAAAACTcagttgatttatttttatttgccaTTTTAAAGCATGATCACAGTTTGAGGGCCTTTGGTAATAAAGTCATTACTTTCTTCTAAAATTGGGAAGCAAAAAGAAATGACAAACTTCATTAGCGAAATCCTTGGAAAGGGGATGCAACGTTTAATCAACTTCAGATTGTGATATCGCTGTCTTATTTATTGAGTCATATCTCTTGTTGCTATGAATCCTTTCTCTTATTGTTTTGAGTAATTTCTCTTGTTGCTTTGAATCCTTTCTCTTATGGTTTTGAATAATTTCTCTTGTTTTGAgttatttcttttattgatttgAATCCTTGCTCGTACTGTTTTGGataatttctcttattgttttgagttatttctcttattgttttgcGTAATTTATCTCATTGTTTTGAGTAATTTCTCTCATTGTGTTgagttatttttcttattgttttgagTTCTTTCTCTTATTGTGTTGAGTTCTTTCTCTTATTgttttgagtaatttctcttattgttttgaGTCATTTCTCTCATTGTTTTGAGTTCTTTCTCTTATTGTTTTGagtaatttctctcattcttttgagttctttctcttattgttttgagtaatttctcttattgttttgagtaatttctctcatgatttgagtaatttctcttattgttttgaGTTCTTTCTCTTATTGTTTTGAGTAATTTCTCTCATTGTGCTgagttatttgttttattgttttgagtaatttctcttattgtGTTGagttatttctcttattgttttcggtaatttcttttattgtgttgaattatttctcttattgttttgagtaatttctcttattgtGTTGAGTTCTTTCTCTTATTGTTTTCGATAATTTTTCTTCTTGTGTTGAGTTCTTTCTCTTATTGTTTTGAGTAATTTCTCGTATTGTGTTGAATTCTTTCTCTTATTGTTTTGAGTAatttttcttgttgctttgagtccTTTCTCTTATTGTgtcaagtaatttctcttattgtGATGAGTCCTTTGTCTTGTTTTGAGTAATTCCCTTATTGTTTTGAGTGCCTCTCTTGGTGTTTTAAGCCTTTTCTCTTATTGCTTTAAATCTTTTCTCATATTGTGTCGAGTAATTTCTGTTATTGTGTTGAGTCCTTTTTCATATTGCTTGTACTCTTTCTCTTATTATGTTGAGGGATTTCTCTTATTGtgttgagtaatttctcttattgttGTGAGTCCTTTCTCTCATTGGTTTGAGCTTTCTCTCACTTGTTTTAGTCATTTCGTTTATTGTTTTGAGTTCTTTCTCTTATTGTTTTAAGTAATTTCTGTTATTGCTGAGTcatttctcttattgttttaagTAATTTCTGTTATTGCCGAGTcatttctcttattgttttaagTAATTTCTGTTATTGCTGAGtcatttctcttattgttttgaGTTCTTTCTCATATTgttttgagtaatttctcttattacTTTGAGTCCTTTCTCTTGTTGATTTGAGTCCTCTTATTATCTTGTGTCCTTTCTCTTATTGTTTTGAGTCGCTCCTCATTGTTTTGagtcattatctttatcattatccttTTGAAATTAAATGAGGTATTATGTCTTGATGTAAGAAAGTACAGAAACTAtttaattataactttttttttaatatagtgatTTAGATGTACAAATTATTTAGataaattaacaagaaaaaaacttaaaaaaaaatatatttattcatctcctgaatgtagtgcTATTGGTACTGTAGCTCACAAAAGTAGTCAACGAAATATGCTGTAAAATCTGACACTTAAGACGATGTTACTTGACATGTGTTGTGTGAGGTGAGATAGAAGTGGTAGGCCTTATTGTTGGGGAGTAGATGCCATGCCTTTGGATAAAGATATTAGACAATTTTCTAATTACtctcaaacaattcttcacccaaggggttaactaatgcactgtagttgttccgtggccactttcctcttggtaaggttagaagaaactgtttagctatgaaaagcagctcttctaggagaaggacactccaaaatcaaaccattgttctccattcttggggagtgctatagcctctgtaccatggtcttccactatcttggatgagagttctcttgcttgagggtacactcaggcacactattctatcttatttctcttctcttgttttgttaaattttttatagtttatataggaaatgtttattttaatgttactgttcctgaaatattttatttttcgttgtttcctttcctcactgggctattttccctgttggagcccctgggcttatggtatcgtgcttttccaactagggttgtagcttagcaaataataataataataataataataataataataataataataatatgtagatatatttgaTGTGATTATGATAATTCAATAAGACTAGATAACATAGGCATTGTAAATGATAAGAACCTACGCGGGTAACTAGGCATACCAACCCTACCGATATGATAGGTGATCAGTCAGTGTGCGTCATTCTGTTCATGTAGCAATTTTTCTCTCTACACTGATGCTGCTTTTGAGAGCTATAATACATGCAAGGAGGTTGGTGTTATGAATCAATTATTATCATATTACATTATGTCTATTTACTTCAGCAGCAAATGAAGGAAGTGGAGTCTTTCGAACTCTACTCTGTGGAGGACGGCGACGAAGGAGGTCGTCACTCTTTACTAAAGGCACCCAAGAATCTCCCAAAGAAGTACCATGGGACCGAGTCCAGTGATAATGTCTTCAACATCCTCATGGCTGATGCATCAGGTTCCATGAAGGAAAGATGGCACGGAGTTGTTCGCGGATGGCAGCAATACATTGTTGGAAATTTAACAGGTACACTTTTTGAAAGAAAATGCTCTTAGTTTTACCAGGTTTTCTTAAATTCTTGTTTCAAATTTGCTTGGATTATAATACCAATCAGTACTATAACCTTACTCTGAAAGagcttattgtaattttttttttcaggtcgcTCCAAAATTTACATATTCGACACCATTGTTAGGTTTCTGAGAAGTGACAAGGTGCTATTGGAAAAGGACTTCACAGGATACTCCACCAACCTTACAGCGGCCTTTGAAACAATCAGGTTAGAAATATGCAGCTGCAAAGAATCTCACGTCAATGTCTTTCTCATCACTGATGGCCAGCATAACTTCCACGAAAAGGTTGGACGGCCTGAATCTGAGATCAACCAGATGGCGCCACCTGTAGGGAAGACAGTGTGTGTATATGTCCTTGGAATAGGGCGTGAATTTCCAGTAAATTACAGCATTGACATTCGTTCTTACTTGCATAATGGTAATGCCAATGTCCCAACTTTGTTTTGGGCCAAAAAGGATGTCGAGATAGAGGAAAAAATATCAGCTATTGGTGCTGAATTGGTCTCGACTGTTGCTGTTATTGATCTAAATGTTGCAGGTTATGTTCTGCCTGGGGGAGATAAGACAAAGCGAATTCATTTGGGAGAGTGGTTGTATTTTCCTGATCCTCCAGAACAATTGCCAGCGATCACTATTAAGGTTAATGACCGGGACCCAGAATCCTTAACACTATCGCCACAGGAGGTTGAGATTCGACTCTTAATTGATGAAGTATTCCGACAGTGGAATTCTGTGATGATTAAATTGCATCGAACAGGTTCGAGTGTTCCCTATGACACTTTCAACCTGATGGAATCTTTGTTTAAATGTTCTCTGCAGAAGGTGAAAGTTGGCATCGAAGGAAATGGCATCAAAAGCAGGATCCATTCGAAGCTTGCCAAAACATGTGCCACTGAATATGCCACCCTCATGAATCAGAGTAAACAGGTGATCGATTTGGATTATAAATACGAAGATGAAATTCAGTTGGCTGAAGCAGTATTGAAAACAACCGTCACAAATAGGAAGTACGACCGAAAGAACCTCCAATTAAAGGGCCACGATAGTGCTGATTTCGAAGCGGATGTTGAATCTTTCAAAGCAAATTATGATGAAGTCAAAGGTAGCATACTCAACCTTCCAGCCCCATCACCTGACGAATGCTGTCAGTTGACTCATACATCCACTCTGGGAGATCTGCAAGACCCTGACTTTCTTATGTCATTGAACCTGGACAAGTTTAATTTCTTGAAGACATTTTCAATGACTGGAATCCCAGCTTATGCCCCTGTTCGCGATGCTTCGCAGATCAACCCATGGACAATTGCTATAAGACACTTGCTATCTTCTCCTTATGCGGTGTTAAGTCAGAAGTCCATGGAAGCATGTGCCGAAGAACACCCAAGGATCTTAGATTCAGAAGAAAAGTTTGTTTTTGCAAATAAGAATGATGGAAATACAAAGTTCAACATAATCATTCCATTGGTGCCTGCAAATTCAGCTAAGATTTTGGAGCCAGTCGTTTGTTCTAGGTTGTATGCAATGCTTTCAACATTTTGTATCCTGAAGAACCCTCATATCATCGACTACAATGCTCACATTGCATCCTTGGCTTCAGCTTGGATTTTAACTGTAAGAAATTTTCCCATTAAAGACAGGCCGCAGTTCATCTGCAATAGGTTGGAAAGCATCATTGCCACAGCCAAATTGTACATGACGCGTCCATTCATAAAAACTTACGTCACTGCTCTTTTAAGGGACCCCGATCAGGCACTAATGACGGAGAGCACAAAGGAGTTCGATGGCCACACTGTCAAGTCTGAATCTCTTGTGAAGCCTATGTTCTTCCTTTATATCATGAGGAATAGGCTCAAAAAGCAAGAGAAGGAATCCATGTTGGAGATGCTTATGGCAGAATTCATTGGTCGATGCGTGCCACACTGTATGGAGTACGCAAAGTCTACTCCTTTTACCGAATACTTTGCCCGGAATGTGAGCAGTCCCAAGAGAAAGGAGGTGTGGATAGAGAATACCCTTCAGgtaaggagcccttgggcttatagcatcttgctttttcaaccagggttatagcttagctggtaataataatagagACCGATGGATTTGCTACGGAGAAATGCATGGTAATGAACTTCAAGTAATTTCAGATCTGTAGGTTAAATGGTGTAAAATTTAGATCTATTATTAACTAATATTATATTTAAAAGTTTTGAGTTGGATTCTTTTAGCTAACCcctaattttacaataattttccCCCACATACAGCATCATTTCGTGTTTGTGCTCTGTATAGAGTATACCTTATCAGCTCaaatatcattttaataattgCTATACAGTAATGAATATCTTGAAAATTACATTGACAATACCATTTTAAAATGCATAAATATGTCTGTATATCAATTGCAGTCTCTGCTAAGTGACCTTCGTGGAACTTGTCGCTCTCTCTTGGAAGCTTTTTTCACTTTGGAGGACCTGCGATTAGCCATCAAAAAGTGGATGAAGGAAAGGCTCAATATTTCTTCTGGTGGAGGAGCTTATGAAAACTTGATAGACATCGACATGGCAAAGGTGCGTGAATACTGGAGCTTTGTTTATAATGTTTAATTAGAGTTCTTTCCCCTTCTATTGGGATGTTTGTGTATGTGAACACTGGAGCTTGGTTTATAAGGTTTGGTTAGAGTTCTTTCCCCTTCTGTCGGGATGTCTGTGCGCGTGAAGACTGGAGCTTGGTTTATAAGGTTTGGTTAGAGTTCTTTCCCCTTCTGTCGGGATGTCTGTGCGCGTGAAGACTGGAGCTTGGTTTATAAGGTTTGGTTAGAGTTCTTTCCCCTTCTGTCGGGATGTCTGTGCGCGTGAAGACTGGAGCTTGGTTTATAAGGTTTGGTTAGAGTTCTTTCCCCTTCTGTCGGGATGTCTGTGCGCGTGAAGACTGGAGCTTGGTTTATAAGGTTTGATTAGAGTTCTCTCCCCTTCTGTCGGGATGTCTGTGCGCGTGAAGACTGGAGCTTGGTTTATAAGGTTTGATTAGAGTTCTCTCCCCTTCTGTCGGGATGTCTGTGCACGTGAAGACTGGAGCATTGTTTATAAGGTTTAATTAGAGTTCTTTCCACTTGTATTAGGATATTTGTTTAACTGGCTTCACTGCTTTATAAAGACACTTTGTGTATCAGATATCTGCATTTCTCCTCTTTAAGCTTTCATATAGTGATTACTGGAAGAGTTTATTAATGGTTATTTCTTTTTACTAGATTAAGGAGTTAAGGAACCTTGGAGGATGTGGGGACGTAAGGACAAGTGATTTCAAGTCTTGGGCTGTAGAAATGAGTATTGCAAGGACTAGCGTAAAGAGAGCAGCATCACCAGAAATGGTAAGTGATACTtgacttttttccatttttttgctgTTGAAGGGGGTAAATCTTTCCAATGGAAGCATTAGTTGTACGACAGatgattatatttgaaaaaaaaatctgtctgcTAATGAGATTGATTATGTTATAAAGAAGAAAACATATTTGACTTTCTCATTCCTGTCTGTTTCCATGAGAGATAatataaagaatttgaaaaaaaaagaaaatatatttgacttTCTCATTCCTGTCTGTTtccattactgaaaatataaaaattttgaaaaagaagaaaatatatttgactaTCTCATTCCTGTCTGTTtccattactgaaaatataaagattttgaaaaaagaaaatatatttgacttTCTCATTTCTGTCTGTTTCCATTtctgaaaatataaagattttggaaaagaagaaaatatatttgacttTCTCATCCCTGTCAGTTtccattactgaaaatataaagattttgaaaTGCAGTTTTGTGTATAGTACATCAAGCCTTTGAATATCCTTTTTGACGGAAGAAGTAATTTCACCCAGGTAACGGTGTACGTGTGTGAAGCCTTGCTTCATCCAAATTCAAGAGACCGGGAATTCAAAGCATCCATGTCTAAAGAAGAGGCCATGAGTGTTGTCAGTCATAGGGTGATGCTGGAGACCTCTCATTGGCTCAGAGTAGAGGCACTGCAGAAGGTATCTAactaaaaattatctctctctctctctctctctctctctctctctctctctctctctctctctctctctctctctctcttaaactattATAGTTTCCTCATAAAAGGTTGGACGTCCTGTCTTTTCTTTCCTTGTGTGCTGTGCCTCCTTAACTTCGTtcttattcttcaaatattttccttcagctcatatttccttatttttaaggTATCTGACTTGAAATTTTGACTTCTAACCTGGGTTGATTTAGACATTTTGCTCATGTTAATAGGTATTCCTCCTTCAAGTTAAAGATAACAGATCCACAAAAGTATATGacctttaaaaaagaatttattcGTACAGCTACAAGAGGCTCTGGGTTCAAAATTATAAACGATTTTCTTAgttaaatcatatactgtataaagaatCATGATTGAAATTCCCTTATTACATTGCCCAAAGGTTGGCTCTAAAATGGAAGCTATGTGGAAGGATGAATATTTCAACGCCCATCGAGAGATAGTGATGCCAATGACCCCGGCTGAGATAGTCCAGAAGGCCGCCGAGAATGGCATCGACGTCTCTTTGGAGACCTTCAAGGAAATTTACAagtaagcagttttttttttactctgaattAAACACAATTTGTGGTTGATTTTTCACAAATAGACTCCTTTATGAACTTATGTATTCCACTCAGAATGTCAGGGGATATGAACACAAATACAAATATTACTTATTTctgagaaacaacaaaaacaaagcaaGAAAAGATCTACTTTTTTACTTCTCAGAATAATGCCTTTGGCACCAGTTCTCATCCaaacattattcattattcgcTCCTACAGTCCTTGAAACATTATAGTTGTCCCTGTAGAAGGACATCATTGTTAGTGCATATCACATGGTGCGACGTAGTTATTATTAAAGGGTCTTTAAAATGTCCTTACAGTCTCTTATCTACTG from Palaemon carinicauda isolate YSFRI2023 chromosome 44, ASM3689809v2, whole genome shotgun sequence encodes:
- the LOC137634131 gene encoding uncharacterized protein translates to MKEVESFELYSVEDGDEGGRHSLLKAPKNLPKKYHGTESSDNVFNILMADASGSMKERWHGVVRGWQQYIVGNLTGRSKIYIFDTIVRFLRSDKVLLEKDFTGYSTNLTAAFETIRLEICSCKESHVNVFLITDGQHNFHEKVGRPESEINQMAPPVGKTVCVYVLGIGREFPVNYSIDIRSYLHNGNANVPTLFWAKKDVEIEEKISAIGAELVSTVAVIDLNVAGYVLPGGDKTKRIHLGEWLYFPDPPEQLPAITIKVNDRDPESLTLSPQEVEIRLLIDEVFRQWNSVMIKLHRTGSSVPYDTFNLMESLFKCSLQKVKVGIEGNGIKSRIHSKLAKTCATEYATLMNQSKQVIDLDYKYEDEIQLAEAVLKTTVTNRKYDRKNLQLKGHDSADFEADVESFKANYDEVKGSILNLPAPSPDECCQLTHTSTLGDLQDPDFLMSLNLDKFNFLKTFSMTGIPAYAPVRDASQINPWTIAIRHLLSSPYAVLSQKSMEACAEEHPRILDSEEKFVFANKNDGNTKFNIIIPLVPANSAKILEPVVCSRLYAMLSTFCILKNPHIIDYNAHIASLASAWILTVRNFPIKDRPQFICNRLESIIATAKLYMTRPFIKTYVTALLRDPDQALMTESTKEFDGHTVKSESLVKPMFFLYIMRNRLKKQEKESMLEMLMAEFIGRCVPHCMEYAKSTPFTEYFARNVSSPKRKEVWIENTLQSLLSDLRGTCRSLLEAFFTLEDLRLAIKKWMKERLNISSGGGAYENLIDIDMAKIKELRNLGGCGDVRTSDFKSWAVEMSIARTSVKRAASPEMVTVYVCEALLHPNSRDREFKASMSKEEAMSVVSHRVMLETSHWLRVEALQKVGSKMEAMWKDEYFNAHREIVMPMTPAEIVQKAAENGIDVSLETFKEIYKYNDRLCLLRNACQLPSCPHYLVPRKTFNQHLSVERQRKDFPHALHLVAKTLGAHGLDPVIQDLSEGNHLGTNYRRRPAPPSVDSLTPLKGQIAKLIGRYTEKR